From the genome of Streptomyces sp. JH34:
CAGCATCGGAGTGCTCGGTGGCTCGGACCGGCCCGGACGCCAGTGGCAGGAACCCCAGCGGCTGCTCAGCGTGGTGCGGGGCGGCATAGGGCGCATCAAGGACTTCAACCGCGTCCAGGTCCGGCACCTGCCCGAACTCGGTGTCGACGGCGGCCTGGTGGATCACCTCACGCTGATCTTCGCCCACCTCCTCGACAACGCGGCACGCTACTCGCCGCCCACCGAGCCCGTGGTCGTCTCCGGCAAGGAGGTTCCCAACGGTGTCGGCATCGAGATCCAGGACGCGGGCAAGGGCCTGAGCGACGAACGCAAGCGCGAGGCGGAGCAGTCCATCGCGGGCACCTCGAAGGGCCCCGGCCTCGGAGGCATCTCGGAGGACGCCAACCTCGGCCTGCGCGTGGTCGGTGCCCTGGCGCGCCGCTACGGCATCCGGGTCACCTTCGCGGACTCGCCGTGGCTCGGTACCTCCGTGGTCGTGGTGGTTCCCCACAAGTACTTCAGCCACCTGCCCGCCCCCGTGACCGAGTCGGCCGTGCCCGCCGCGGGAAGGGCCCAGCCGGCCGCCCTCGCCCCGGGACGGGCGGAGCCGGCGGCCCCCGAACCGGCGGCGTTCGCCGCGCCCGCGGCGAGCACCGAGGCCACCGGAACCATGGACACCACACCCGGCGGCCTGCCGCGACGCAGGAGCAGGCGGCCGGACGCGCCGAGCGCCCGCCCGGCCACCGCCGACCGGGCCACGGAGTCCATGGCCGCCGTGCCGCCGGACGCCTCGTTCGCCGGCCTCGCCGCCTTCGCCACGGCCGGACGCGAGAGCGCCCCGCCCGGAGCGACGACCGCGCAGGCCGGACCGGACCCCCGTGGGACGACTTCCGGCCGCGAGACCAACCGCACTGAAGAGAGCGACCACTCCACATGACGCAACAGGGAACCGACGTGAGCTGGGCACTCCGGGATCTGACGGAGAGCATCCGGGAGATCCGCTTCGCCCTCGTGGCCTCCAGCGACGGCAAGGCCATCACCTCCTACGGCGCCGACGACCCCGACGACGTGGACCGCTTCGCCGCCGTGGTCGCCGGCCTGCAGGCCCTCGCGCAGCCCGTGGCCGAGCAGTTCCCCACCTACGCGGGACAGTTGCGCCTGGCGATGATCGAGGTCGACGGCGGTCACCTCTTCGTGGTGCGGGCCGGTGTGGAGACGTACCTCGGGGTCCTCGCCAAGGAGGGACTCGACCAGGGCCTGCTCGGACACCAGATGAGGGACCTGGCGCGCAGGATGGGTGAGCTTCTCGGCACCAGCCCGCGCCTGGAGGAGCACTCTGGATGAGTGGTCCCCGCCGACCGACGGACCCGCCCGGTCTCGAGCGCTACTACGTCCTCACCGGGGGACGCAGCGGACCGGGTGGTTCGGCGTCGACCCTGGACGTGGCGACCCTCATCATCTCCAACGCCGTGGCCGGGACCGGCCTGCAGCACGAGCACGAGGAGATTCTGCGGCGCTGCCGTGATCCGCTGTCGGTGGCCGAACTCGGCGCCCATCTCGGATTGCCCTTCAACATTCTCGCGGTACTCCTGGCCGATCTGCTGGACGCAGGCCGTGTCGAGGCCCGTGATCCCATCCCGGCGTCCGGCGCCGGCCGCGGGCCCGACCTCGCGCTCCTTGAGGAGGTACTCAGTGGACTTCAAAGGCTTTGACCATCCCGACCGGCAGCCGGCCGGGGGCACCCGCTCGGTGAAGGTGATGATCGCGGGCGGATTCGGTACCGGGAAAACCACCCTGGTGCGCTCGGTCAGCGACATCAAGCCGCTCACCACCGAGGAGACGCTGACCCAGGCCAGCGTGGACGTCGACGACCTGATCGGAGTGGCGGACAAGCAGGAGACCACCGTCAGTCTCGACTTCGGCAAGATCGGCATCAACGACGAGCTGGTGCTGTACCTGTTCGGGACACCCGGGCAGGAGCGTTTCTGGTTCCTGTGGAACGGCCTTTTCAAGGGTGCCCTCGGAGCCGTCGTGCTGGTGGACACCCGGCGACTCGCCTCCAGCTTCCGGGCGATCGAGGAGATGGAGCGGCAGGACGTGCCGTTCGTCATCGCCCTCAACATGTTCCCCGACTCCCGGAACCACCCGGTCGAGGAGATACGCGACGCCCTGGACATCCCCGAACACACCCCGGTCGTGACCTGCGACGCCCGCGACCGCAACTCCAGCCGCGACGTGCTGATCGCCCTGATCCGCCACCTCAAGGCACGCTCCGACGCCGCCCTGGAGCCCCGATGACCGATCACCCGGCGAACGACACGGACGGCACCCGCGGCTGCCCCGTCGCGCACGGCGGCGGGGACGACCTCACCCGGCTGTACGGGCCGGACGCGGCGATCGATCCGCAGGGCATCTACGGGCGGCTCCGCAAGGAGCACGGTGCGGTGGCACCCGTACTGCTGGAGGGAGACGTCCGCGCCTGGCTGGTCCTCGGCTACCGCGAGAGCCGGCGTGTGCTCGACAACCCCCTCCAGTTCAGCCGGGACTCACGCATCTGGCGGGACTGGAAGGAAGGGGGCGTCGAGGAGACGTCGCCACTGATCCAGATGCTCGGCTGGCGCCCCGACTGCGTGTCCCAGGACGGCGAACCCCACCGCAGGCTGCGCAGGGCCGTCACCGACAACCTGGACACGCTCGCGGGACGGGGCATCCGGCGCCACGTCACGCACTTCGCGAACAAGCAGATCGACGCGTTCGCCGGGAAGGGCAGCGCCGACCTGGTGGCGGAGTACGCCGAGTACCTGCCGATGCTCGTGCTGACACGGCTGTTCGGGCTCCCGGCGGCCGGAGGGCGCAGCCTCGCGGTTTCCTGTGCCCAGGTCATCAAGGGCGGTCCGGACGCCCTCGAGCACAACGACCGCATCATGCAGATCCTCGGGGAACTCGCCGAACGCAAGCGTGCCGAGCCCGGCCCCGACTTCACCACCGGGCTGCTCGGGCACGCCGCGGGTCTCGACGAGGAGGAGATCCTCAGCCATCTGCGCCTGGTGCTGATCACCGCCCACACCACGACAAGCAACCTGCTGGCCCGGGTGCTGGAACTGGTCCTCACCGACGCCTCCCGGCTCGCGGGGCTCGTCAGCGGCCAGCGGTCCGTGTCCGAGGTCGTCGAGGAGGTCATGTGGAACACCCCGCCGCTGGCCGTCCTCCCGGGGCGTTTCGCCACGGCGGACCTCGAACTCGGCGGTGCGCAGG
Proteins encoded in this window:
- a CDS encoding DUF742 domain-containing protein, producing MSGPRRPTDPPGLERYYVLTGGRSGPGGSASTLDVATLIISNAVAGTGLQHEHEEILRRCRDPLSVAELGAHLGLPFNILAVLLADLLDAGRVEARDPIPASGAGRGPDLALLEEVLSGLQRL
- a CDS encoding roadblock/LC7 domain-containing protein; translated protein: MTQQGTDVSWALRDLTESIREIRFALVASSDGKAITSYGADDPDDVDRFAAVVAGLQALAQPVAEQFPTYAGQLRLAMIEVDGGHLFVVRAGVETYLGVLAKEGLDQGLLGHQMRDLARRMGELLGTSPRLEEHSG
- a CDS encoding ATP-binding protein, with translation MERATPPPATRAPVAWYGWWLMPLALGAGTVAAAVAGPEQVQIPATFAGSAVTVAGAACVRLLVRTRTRLGRAKDDFLSAQTEHSQQRYADVRSREQGFAAERSAAEAKLGERTAAFEARLAEQAEAYEAGLASRTRAMEENLALQQAAVARLGDSDLPEAIGRLRDGEAIDDILDEVGQDADASPQLRAARRKVLRTALLGVEEELNRSTSAEQAVVGIGSRIHVLTGRLRGRLHEMQGEHGRLPTVAQGLMELDQEIGPADCLAASIGVLGGSDRPGRQWQEPQRLLSVVRGGIGRIKDFNRVQVRHLPELGVDGGLVDHLTLIFAHLLDNAARYSPPTEPVVVSGKEVPNGVGIEIQDAGKGLSDERKREAEQSIAGTSKGPGLGGISEDANLGLRVVGALARRYGIRVTFADSPWLGTSVVVVVPHKYFSHLPAPVTESAVPAAGRAQPAALAPGRAEPAAPEPAAFAAPAASTEATGTMDTTPGGLPRRRSRRPDAPSARPATADRATESMAAVPPDASFAGLAAFATAGRESAPPGATTAQAGPDPRGTTSGRETNRTEESDHST
- a CDS encoding cytochrome P450 — protein: MTDHPANDTDGTRGCPVAHGGGDDLTRLYGPDAAIDPQGIYGRLRKEHGAVAPVLLEGDVRAWLVLGYRESRRVLDNPLQFSRDSRIWRDWKEGGVEETSPLIQMLGWRPDCVSQDGEPHRRLRRAVTDNLDTLAGRGIRRHVTHFANKQIDAFAGKGSADLVAEYAEYLPMLVLTRLFGLPAAGGRSLAVSCAQVIKGGPDALEHNDRIMQILGELAERKRAEPGPDFTTGLLGHAAGLDEEEILSHLRLVLITAHTTTSNLLARVLELVLTDASRLAGLVSGQRSVSEVVEEVMWNTPPLAVLPGRFATADLELGGAQVKEGDLLVLGLAAGNLDPDIRPDPGVSVHGNQSHLAFSGGPHECPGQNIGQAIIETAVDVLLHRLPGLRLSVPADELTATASTWEARLDSLPVEFAAV
- a CDS encoding ATP/GTP-binding protein encodes the protein MDFKGFDHPDRQPAGGTRSVKVMIAGGFGTGKTTLVRSVSDIKPLTTEETLTQASVDVDDLIGVADKQETTVSLDFGKIGINDELVLYLFGTPGQERFWFLWNGLFKGALGAVVLVDTRRLASSFRAIEEMERQDVPFVIALNMFPDSRNHPVEEIRDALDIPEHTPVVTCDARDRNSSRDVLIALIRHLKARSDAALEPR